The segment AAGAGGAAGAATTACTCCTTGGTATCAACGATATCATAGGCAACGACATCCCAGTAATCGGAGGCAGTTCAGGGGATAACGACATAACAGGACAATGGAGGCAATTCGCCAATGATAATGTGTACAGTAATGGCATAAGTCTAACGGCGATTTACACCGATTTGAAGATCGGCTGGGCGTTTGAGGCGGGGTATCTGAGGACCGAAAATAGGGGCGAGGTCACAAGGGCTGAGGGAAGGGTCATCTATGAAATCGACGGCCGACCAGCCGCGGAGGTCTACAACGAATGGACAGGCGGGCTTGTGAGCGAAGAACTCGATAATGGGGGAAGCGTGCTCTCTAAAACGACCATCTATCCCCTGGCAAAGGTGATAAATGGAGAGGAGGAGGAATATTCCCTATCTATCCATCCGTTAAGCATCAATGCGACAGACCATTCCCTCTCAGTATTTGCCAATGTAGAGGATGGTGACGAGCTTATGCTCATGCATGGGGATTGGGAATTACTTCTGAACCGGGCTCTGACCACGCCTTCCAAAGCCTTGGAAAGCAATAATATTTCTGAGGATGATGTGGTTTTTGGAATCTATACTTTTTGTGCCGGGACCATGCTTTCTATTCCTGAGGACGAAATGCCTAAGATGCCCTCATTGGTCGGGAGCGTGATCGGGGATGCGCCTTTCATAGGCACCTTCACTTTTGGCGAGCAGGGCTACATCGTAGGAGTTGGCAATTGTCATGGGAACCTTGTGAACTCGATGATCGTCTTCACTGATAATCACGAAGGAGATTAATGCCACAAAGCGGGTGGATATCGTGCTCCGAGGAGAGATACGTCAAATAGGGTCATAGGACGGTAAAGATGTGAAGAGACAAACGAGAAAAATGCAGAGGAAAAGCATATTGGTTAGGCTTACCCTAATAATGGTGCTTTTATCCGTGTTTTCCGGAGCACTTGTTCTGGGTATGGCCATAAAAGAAGAGACTCAACATATAGAAATGCATCTTATCGACGAAAATAAAAGGCTTGCTCAGATAGCGGCCCAGAGCATCGAAGCAGGCTATATTACACAAACATGGCCCTTTAGGACACTTAAACAAGTCAACGAATCTGAGGATGTCCTTTTTTGGTGGATAGTCAACCCTGACGGAGAGATATATCTGGCTGATGATGCGGATATGTGGGGGATGATAATCAACGATGTCTCTCTCGATGTGAATGAGACCGTTGTTGAGGATTACATCTACTTTAGGACAGATGAAGGGATTAAGTTGATCATCCAACCACTTGACATTGGGGTTCCTGAGGAAACATGGGCGCTTTGTCTGGGCATCTCTTTAAAATCTGTCAACGAAGCGACAACGACTATTGTTTTGACGGGTCTCGGCTATTTCAG is part of the Syntrophales bacterium genome and harbors:
- a CDS encoding FIST N-terminal domain-containing protein gives rise to the protein MKLSYIRQKLQLSSIQKVVIGIIVVALIGAGTWAVYTTTEKGTLPIIPQIEGSDEETKKVQVGYGWSVKNEESEAVEEAVSSVKAQLGDNTPEFALLFSTVGYDPAEILNEVRKCLPNTSIYGGTSCLSVQTADGLHVGEVGSLALLAVSSQNITFGVGGADIEDFTSAREAGKAAVQAAIEATGKDGLPKLVLMTAAPGEEEELLLGINDIIGNDIPVIGGSSGDNDITGQWRQFANDNVYSNGISLTAIYTDLKIGWAFEAGYLRTENRGEVTRAEGRVIYEIDGRPAAEVYNEWTGGLVSEELDNGGSVLSKTTIYPLAKVINGEEEEYSLSIHPLSINATDHSLSVFANVEDGDELMLMHGDWELLLNRALTTPSKALESNNISEDDVVFGIYTFCAGTMLSIPEDEMPKMPSLVGSVIGDAPFIGTFTFGEQGYIVGVGNCHGNLVNSMIVFTDNHEGD
- a CDS encoding HAMP domain-containing protein; translated protein: MVLLSVFSGALVLGMAIKEETQHIEMHLIDENKRLAQIAAQSIEAGYITQTWPFRTLKQVNESEDVLFWWIVNPDGEIYLADDADMWGMIINDVSLDVNETVVEDYIYFRTDEGIKLIIQPLDIGVPEETWALCLGISLKSVNEATTTIVLTGLGYFSVIIIIAIILSFYLARGFTGPIKQLVEATEIISKGGLDHRVQIKTQDELGTLALS